A segment of the Candidatus Caldatribacterium sp. genome:
TTCACCCCTGTCCCCACCACCACCTGGTTCCCGTAAAAGCGCACCGTAAGGAGGGCAATGACAAATCCCCAGGCCACACCCGAGGCGAGTCCTCCAAGGAATCCCAAGAAAGGCGAGGCTGTTACGTACGTCACAAGGACCCCAAAGAAAGCCGAGGTGAGCATAATGCCCTCAAGGCCGATGTTAATCACTCCGACGCGCTCGCAGAGGCACCCCCCAAGGGCTGCAAAGAGAATCGGTGTTGCCATACGAACCATGGCCTGGAAAAGGCTGAGGCTCACCGTTTCCCCTCCCTTCGAAAGAAGCTCCCGAGGTAGCGTATGAAAAAGGGCGCTGCCACAAGGAGGATGACAAGAGCCTGGATGATGAGAGAAAGGTCAAGAGGAACCTTGGTTACCCGAGTCATAGTCATACCACCTGCCCGGAGCATCCCAAAGAGTACCGAAGCAAGAACGCACCCCAAGGGGTGGAGCCTCCCCACAAGACTCACCGCAATTCCATCCCACCCGTACCCCGGGGAGAAACCGTCCACGAATCGCCCATGGACCCCGAGAATCTCCCCTCCCCCACCAACCCCCGCGATGAAACCGCTGAGGACAAACGCCAGAACCTGGTACCGCCGCACCGAAATCCCGCGGTTCTCCGAGGCTTCCGGGTTGAGTCCCACTGCCCGGATGGCAAAACCGTGCACAGTCCGCTCCAGAAACCAAAGGGTAAGGAGAGCAAAACCGAGGGCAATGGGGAATGCAAGGGAGAGCTGTGTTGGAGGGAGAATTTTGGGGAGCCTTGCTGAGGAAGCCACGAGCTCTGTCTGCGCCACCCATCCTGGAGCCTTGAGGGGGTAGTTGACGAAGTAACTCGTGAGGTACAGGGCGACGTAGCTCAGCATCATCGTGGTGATGACCTCATGGGCCCCGAGGTACACCTTGAGGAATGCCGGAAGAAGGGCGTACGCCGCCCCTCCAAGCCCTCCAAGGAAAAGAGCCAGGACAGCGTGCGCCGGAAAGGGAATTCCCCGCAGGAAAATTCCCACAAGGGTGGCCACGAAAGCCCCCACCAGGAACTGCCCTTCCACACCGATGTTGAAAATTCCCGAGCGGAAGGCAAGGAGAAACGCTAAGGAGGTGAAGAGAATGGGCGTGGCCTGGGTGAGCGTTTGCCCAACGGCATTTCGGGTTCCGAAAGCTCCTCGCAGAAGCGCCTCAAAAGCCTGAAGGGGAGGATACCCGGTGACAAAGAGCACGAGCATCCCCAGAAGGAAAGCAAGACCAACGGCGAAAATCTCGGGGGGAACGACCCACCTACGCCTCATGGAGTGTTCTTCCCCCCATGAGGAGCCCAAATCGGTACTCATCGCTTTCCGGAGCAAGTTCCCCCACAATTCTTCCCTCGTACATCACGAGGACCCGATCGCTCAGAGCCCGAACTTCGTCAAGGTCTGCCGAGATGAGGAGGACTGCCTTGCCCCTGCGGCGTGCCGCAAGGAGAATGTTCCGGAGGTACTCAGTAGCGGCCACATCAAGGCCTCGGGTTGGCTGGCAGGCCACGAGAATCATCGGCTCAAAGGCAAGTTCCCGGGCAACCACCACTTTCTGCTGGTTTCCTCCGCTTAAGGCACGGAGGGGAACGTCTTCGTTCAAAGCCACGATGTCGAATTCCCGGATTTTCCGGCGGGCAAACTCCCGAATCGCCGAAAGGTCGAGAGTCATCCATCCCCGACGGAAAGGGGGCTCTGTTTCAAATCCAAGGATGAGATTCTCCCAGATTGAGAAATCGAGGATAACCCCAAGGCGATGCCGGTCCTCGGGAATGTGGGCAATGCCGGAAAGGATTCGCTCTTTCGGCAAAGCCCTGGTGATGTCTCTCCCCCGGTAGAGCACTACCCCACGCTTTGGCTTCCTCAACCCCACGATGACTTCGGCGAGTTCTGACTGGCCATTCCCCTCAACCCCCGCGATGCCAAGAATTTCCCCGGAACGAACCTCCAAGGAAATATCCCGGAGAGGAACACCAGGAGGGTCTGTCGACACCCCCTGAAGAGAAAGGAGAACCTCCCCCTTTTCCACTTCCTCCTTGGGGAACTCGAGAAAGACCCGCCTTCCCACCATCATCTCCGCAAGGGTTTCGAAGGTGGCCTCCTGAATCGGGAGCGTCCCGACCTTTCTCCCTCGCCTGAGCACCGTCACCCGATCGCAGAGGGCAAAGATTTCCTTGAGCTTGTGGGAAATGAAAACAATCGTCTTTCCCTGAGCTTTCAGGCGGCGGAGCGTGGCGATGAGCTGGTCCACTTCCTGAGGGGTGAGCACCGCAGTGGGTTCATCAAGAATCAGGATATCCGCCCCACGGAAGAGAATTTTGAGGATTTCCACCCGCTGCCGTACCCCCACAGGAAGGTTCTCGACTCTCTCGGTGAGTTCCACCTGAAAGCCGGTTTCAGTAAGGAGCCGCTCAATCTCCCGGAAGGCTTCCTCACGGTTAATCCAAAGACCCCGGCGCGGTTCTCGACCAAGGACGATGTTCTCCCAAACTGAAAGGTGAGGCACAAGCGTCAGGTGCTGGTGGACCATACCGATGCCAAGGCGAATGGCATCAAGAGGGCTTGCGATGTGGACTTCTTTCCCCCGGAGGAAAATCTTCCCTTCATCGGGGCGGTAGAGCCCGTAGATGCAGCTTGAAAGGACAGACTTTCCCGCCCCGTTTTCACCGAGAAGCCCGTGGATTTCCCCCTCGGCAACACCAAAGTCGATGTGGTCGTTGGCAACGACTTCTCCGAAACACTTCGTGAGGCCCCGTACCGAAAGGGCAAGCATTGCTCATCCGCCGAACTCCGGTGGTCGAGGAACCCGAATCTCCCCTTGGGCAATTTTCTCCCGGGCTTCGAGCATTTTCTCGAGGGCTTCTTTTGGGAGCTCTACGGCATGCTTGAAACCGAAACGCTCCTCCCAGAAGGATTCCTCTTCAGGGAAGCGGCAGTTCCCAATCCATCCTTCGGCAACGCCTTTTTCGTAAACTCCTCCCTGGAAAGTTCCTGCAAAAGCGGCTTTGATCGTCTCGTACACTGCAACATCCACCCGCTTCGTCAGGCTGGCAAAAATGTGGTCTCCAAGGTAGCACTGGCAGGCATCAACCCCCATGGCGTACACACCCCGCTCTTTTGCCGCCTCAAGGGCCCCAAGGCCACTTTTTCCTGCCGCCGCCCAAATCACATCGCAGCCGCTGTCGATAAGGGAGAGAGCAAGCTCCTTACCCTTCGTCGGATCAGCCCAGCCGCCAACGTACACCACGGGGAGAACCACCGCACCGGTGTTCGCCCACTTCACGCCTTCCTCGAATCCCAGGAAGAAGTCACGGATGAGGGGGATATCCATACCGCCCACGATTCCGATTTTCTTGGTCTTTGTCATGTACGTTGCTGCAATACCAAGGAGGAATCCTCCTTCGTTTGCCTTGAAAAGGAGAGAGGCCACATTCGGCTGGTTCACCACCATGTCCACAATGGCGAACTTCTGTTCGGGGAACTCCTGGGCGATTTTGTTCAGGGCATCCGCCTGATCGAAGCCAACGCAGACGATGATCTCGTACTCCCCGGATGCGGCGAAATCCCTCTGGTACCCCTCGTACTCGGCAATTGCCTTTGGCTCCACGTAATCGAGCTCAACGCCGAGTTCCTCCTTTGCCCGGAGCGCCCCCGCATAGGAAATATCGTTGAAGGATTTGTCCCCCAAGCCTCCGGTGGCAAGGATAACCCCGATTTTCTTCGGTGCCGCGAAGGAAAAAGAAGAGAACACAAAAAGGAGCACCACCGCAAAGAGCAAGGCCCGCTTCATAAGGCGACCCTCCTTCTGTGGTTTTCTCCATTGTACCATACCTCTGCTACAGGCGCTTGACGATTTCTACGACCTCTCCCATGGGACCGGAAAAGTAGGCGTAGTGGAAACCGTGGCTTTCGGCAGGAGCAAGAAGGACGGGAACGCCCCTTTCTTTGAGGAGAGCAAAAACTGAAGCTACATCGTCCACCTCAAAGGCAAGGTGGAACCCCGAAGGGTGCACCCACCCCTCGGGGTTTTGAGGCGCCAAAAGCTCAAGAAGAGTATTCCCGAGGGAAAGGAAGGCGATTTCTGCTCCCTCTCCCTCATCAAAGAAACGCTCCACCAGGGTAAAACCGAAAAGGTCCCGGTAGAACCGGAGGCTCTCCTCCATGTCCTTCGTCATAAGCGCTACGTGGTGGACGCCTCGAGAAAGCTCCATGGGCAGCCTCACCGCACCACCACATCGCTTGCGAAACGACGGTACTTCGTAATCACCCTTTCGGTGAGGACCTCAAAGGACCCGGAAAGGCGAATGTCCCGGGAGGAAGCACCAATCATGACTTCAAAAACTCCCGGCTCCACCACAAGCCGCATGTGGGCGTCGGAGAAGGCGAGTTGCTCCGGAAAGAGGGTGAAGGTTACGGTTTTCTTCTCCTTCGGGGCAAGGCGAACCTTCACAAAGCCTTTGAGCTCTCTTTCTGGACGAACACAGGACGCCACCCGGTCGCGGACGTAGAGCTGCACCACCTCTTCTCCTTCCCTGTCCCCGGTATTCTCCACAGTACATTCCACGGTGACCGGCTCAAGCCCCTGAACCTTCTC
Coding sequences within it:
- a CDS encoding ABC transporter permease, producing MRRRWVVPPEIFAVGLAFLLGMLVLFVTGYPPLQAFEALLRGAFGTRNAVGQTLTQATPILFTSLAFLLAFRSGIFNIGVEGQFLVGAFVATLVGIFLRGIPFPAHAVLALFLGGLGGAAYALLPAFLKVYLGAHEVITTMMLSYVALYLTSYFVNYPLKAPGWVAQTELVASSARLPKILPPTQLSLAFPIALGFALLTLWFLERTVHGFAIRAVGLNPEASENRGISVRRYQVLAFVLSGFIAGVGGGGEILGVHGRFVDGFSPGYGWDGIAVSLVGRLHPLGCVLASVLFGMLRAGGMTMTRVTKVPLDLSLIIQALVILLVAAPFFIRYLGSFFRREGKR
- a CDS encoding ABC transporter ATP-binding protein; protein product: MLALSVRGLTKCFGEVVANDHIDFGVAEGEIHGLLGENGAGKSVLSSCIYGLYRPDEGKIFLRGKEVHIASPLDAIRLGIGMVHQHLTLVPHLSVWENIVLGREPRRGLWINREEAFREIERLLTETGFQVELTERVENLPVGVRQRVEILKILFRGADILILDEPTAVLTPQEVDQLIATLRRLKAQGKTIVFISHKLKEIFALCDRVTVLRRGRKVGTLPIQEATFETLAEMMVGRRVFLEFPKEEVEKGEVLLSLQGVSTDPPGVPLRDISLEVRSGEILGIAGVEGNGQSELAEVIVGLRKPKRGVVLYRGRDITRALPKERILSGIAHIPEDRHRLGVILDFSIWENLILGFETEPPFRRGWMTLDLSAIREFARRKIREFDIVALNEDVPLRALSGGNQQKVVVARELAFEPMILVACQPTRGLDVAATEYLRNILLAARRRGKAVLLISADLDEVRALSDRVLVMYEGRIVGELAPESDEYRFGLLMGGRTLHEA
- a CDS encoding BMP family ABC transporter substrate-binding protein — translated: MKRALLFAVVLLFVFSSFSFAAPKKIGVILATGGLGDKSFNDISYAGALRAKEELGVELDYVEPKAIAEYEGYQRDFAASGEYEIIVCVGFDQADALNKIAQEFPEQKFAIVDMVVNQPNVASLLFKANEGGFLLGIAATYMTKTKKIGIVGGMDIPLIRDFFLGFEEGVKWANTGAVVLPVVYVGGWADPTKGKELALSLIDSGCDVIWAAAGKSGLGALEAAKERGVYAMGVDACQCYLGDHIFASLTKRVDVAVYETIKAAFAGTFQGGVYEKGVAEGWIGNCRFPEEESFWEERFGFKHAVELPKEALEKMLEAREKIAQGEIRVPRPPEFGG
- a CDS encoding VOC family protein produces the protein MELSRGVHHVALMTKDMEESLRFYRDLFGFTLVERFFDEGEGAEIAFLSLGNTLLELLAPQNPEGWVHPSGFHLAFEVDDVASVFALLKERGVPVLLAPAESHGFHYAYFSGPMGEVVEIVKRL